A region of the Passer domesticus isolate bPasDom1 chromosome Z, bPasDom1.hap1, whole genome shotgun sequence genome:
AGCATCTCAAGTGTGACGAGCCTCAAGTGTGgtgtggttttggattttttaactGTTTGAACTCTAATATGTTAGATTTTCCTATGTTATGAAAGGGTTTTTTCCACACCCCCCTGTTCCGTTTCAAAAATAGTTCTTCCCAGAGTTGCTGACCCCATATTTTCCCGCCCTTCCTTATGTCAATCCTCATGCCAATTCCCTTTGCCCCGCCCATACTTGTCAATCCTTCCTTGTCAATCCTCTAAAGCCGTTCCCTGCAGCTTGTCAATTAGGGTCTTGCTGTACCCCTTTGCCCAGAAAGTTCTGTGTCACTTATGCTGTTTCCTCTCCTCCCATTTGTGCATGATGTATtcacccctccctccttctgcCTCATCAGTGTTATGTCAATGTAAGCCCACCCGATGCTCCTCCTTGCTAATCTCTAATTAGTTGTAGGCAGTCTCCTCCCGGGAGACTGCCCCCCTTTATAGACTGTTGTCGCCCCCTTCTCTAGGCTCTCTGCTGCGTGTGCTCCCTCCGAGATTGTTTCCTTGTATCATGCTGCCACTTCTCCCTCGGGAGAAGAATAAAGGTCTGGGAACTTTGCCACCAGAGGGTCCCTCTCTCCCTTTGTGTCACTCAGCGTCGAGGAGGAACCTCTCCGGGTGCCCACCTTCGGCCAGGCCAGGTGGAAGGGGAGGTTCCAGCCGAAAGGCCGAACCGCTACCCTGGGCCCCGGCTAAAGGAGCTGGAGGCGGGGAGCGGCCACTCGGTGGCGCCGCTCGGAGGAAAAGGGCTGGGCAGCTCGCCGCTTACGAGGCGCGCCCTCTCTGCCGGGATCCAGGCCGCGGCGACACGAGCCCCTTGTAAAGCACCATGTGTTCATGGTGCTGTCCACCAGCGGAGGACGTGTCTGTGCCGGGTCACCAGGAAAGCAAGCCAAGCCGGGGATCATTATTCCACGGGTGGACGGGGCTGATTTCCAGAGGAGTTGCGTGcacctttttccccctcccaccGAGAACTTTTATTCCGCTTTCAAGACGCCCCCTGGGTCTACCTCAAGACTTTGACAGAGGAGGGAATGACTGCATCTCATTTTTACTGGGCTGTGGCTATCCAAGTTTCTGCAAGGCAGCATGGAGCCTGGGCAAACATCTGTCAGACTGCAGCTCGGCACTGTTCCAAAGGGGCCTCCTTTGGGCTGGGCATCTGCCGGCCATTGCAGAGCAGCgggctgcaggctgctgccagaTCTCCAAAGCAAGACAAGTGTGGCAGCCCAGCAATCACTGCGCGGCTCTTGTGGATGCTCTGAGCCTTTCCGTTGCCAGAGAAACAGCAAGCAGGACCAGAGGAGCTTTGCGTCAAGAGCTAAGCCGGCGTCTCCCTGCCACAAAGGGAGGTCAGGCTCCGAACCGAGTCAGAGCAAAGGTCAGCGTGCACCTACGTGctcaagaaggagctgcacACTGCGATACTCCTGGAAATGtatttcctttgcttcttttGCACCCTGAAGGCCATTGAAGAAGTTAGGCTTTTCAGAAGCAGCTAAGGTGCCAGCCAGAAGAAGCAGACTTGCTTTTAGTGGGAGCCTTTGGGAGCACAAGTCACGTTTGCTTGGATTTTGTGGATGCCGCTTGGGCTGGCACATTTTCGCCGTTGCCCTGGGATGCCTTGAGCACTGGCCTATGGTCTGTaaggctttttttctgctgctttatgACTGAGGAGAACTTCCCAGGCTTTGCTTTTGCCTCAGCTGTACTGAAGGCTGGGTTGCTGGGCAcaagcagcccagagcagctgctattGTGAGGTCAAGGGAGCGGTGCCACGTCACAGTGCTGTCAGCGCAGCCTTGTCCCGGTGCGCGCAAGGCCTGgctgtccagagcagctcttgCGCTCGCTCCCTGCAGGAGGATCCTTGTGATCAAGGAGTTCTCAGCAGACGGCCTGCACCCCGAGAGGAGTCTTGGTTTTTCCCTTGGGTGGCATTCAGTGTGCAAACCCGCACGGCGCTGCTAAGATGATCCAGCAAGTCTGTGCCGCGGTTTGCACCGTCTTTTCTCTTGCTTATTCTGGCTACTACCTGACCCAGCTGACTCGTAAGTAAAGGTTTATTATCCTGGGGCTGGCATCACCTGCCTTTTGCTTCGCTCTGCTCTTTATGCCGCAGCAGCCACCGAGTTTATTTGGGAAGAAACTTGCCCCTAAGATGCCACCACTTTGGTAAATCTCCTGCCGGCAGCATCAGCTAGAAAGGGGGCATGTGTACTGGCGGGCGGGTGCAGAGTATTTGCAGTGTCACCCGCAGTGGCTGCGTGCCCTCCCCGGGAGAGTGCGTGGCAGTGGAGTCAGCCATTTCCTCAGCTTGCTGCTTCAGGCAAGACAACCTGCAAATTGCAGACTCTAAGGAGAGATCCTCAGAAGTACTTCTACAAACTCGGTGGTTCTCTCCAGGAGTGAAGGAAAGCAGCTCTTGCCCAAAATTCTGCCCTGagaggccttggctctgtgacTTGACCCTTTCATGGTGTGCCAAGACAGCAATTCCCTTGGCCATGCAGCACAAACTCCAATCCAGATAGGGTTTGCTGCTGaacccaggagctgctcctggcctgcttcagcagagagctgccacagcagcgAAGGGGCCCTGTGTGGAAACATTCCTGGGGTATCGTCTTCAGCCAACCGATGGCAATTAGTGcatgccattaaaaaaattaaataaatacagatatatatatataaaaaatccaggaaagagaagaggaaaatgctgcttGAGCTGTTGGGCACAACAGAAGCTGAGGCTGTCCAAGAGCCACCAGCATTTCCAGGGCCGTGTTTCTGTTTCTGTCCTGCAAAAGAGGCCCGAATGTAGACAGAGCCTACTGGAGTGTCCCTGTTGTTCTCTTGCTTGCTGTGGGAAAGAGCTGTTGCTCCTGGAGGCGTGTTGGGAAAGGGGAAATGCTCTCTGTTGGGACTGACTTGTGCTGTGGcgttcccagcacaggcactttCCTAAGGGCCTCTGGTTGCTTTTCCCTTGCTCGCTGCAGGTCACTTCACGCGCAGATGGAGGCAAGCCTGTCCTTTGGTGAGTGGCAAAGGAACCTCTGACCTTGCTGGCGTGTAAGAATTGTGCAGCAAGCTGTGAGCTTGGCCTGTTGCAGTCCAGTGTGGAGTGCCAGCGTGGGAGGCTGGAAGAAAGGCCAAGTGCCTGGTGGCGTCAGCAGTAGCAAGGGCAGCAGCGGCTCTCTCCTAATTTTCCAGTGAAGAGCCTTTCAAGAGATGCCAGGCAAACGTGACAGCTCCAAGGTGTCTTGCTGCTTCTAGCTAGCCTGGAAGCTCAAGTGCACAGCAAGATGAAGTACCACCACCTGAGTCAGCCCTCTTCTCAGGGTTTTCATGACTGGGAGTGCCACTTGTATCAAAGGCCATGATTTCCCCTGATTCTGGGTCCTTTCCCAGCTCAGTAGAAAGCAGCTCCTAAAGGATTGGCTGTTGCCCATGTCTCTCACttctgtgtgtctgcagggctcagcagcagggtCAGCACCTCCTCTGGCTCCCTCTCTTGTTGAGGAAGAGGCTGAAGAGGAGCAAAGGAGCACCAAGCCTCCACCTGCAGTCCCTCCACAGCCTGAACTTGCAGAGCCAGTAAGTGGCAGCTGAGGTTGGCGCTGCCTTTGGTGCAGAGGCAAGCTTCAAGGTTTGGATGAGCCAGCCCTTGGTACTTGTGGCTGAGGATGCTGGCGGCTGTGTGCCTGCCACGACGTAGTGGCTGCTTCAGCcaagccaggcagccctggccagtGGGTTCTGACCTTTGACATTTAAGCATCACTTGGCTGCCATGCTGAGGGGGCCCGAGAATGTCTCTTGGCATCAGCCAAGAGGCAGCATCCAATTATTCCCAGGGTAGGAGTGAGCCCCTTGTGCCCACTGTCAGCCCCCTGTGCTCCGTCTGCGTGCCAGCGGACGGAGCGGCCCAAAGACGCGGTTGGCAGCCTTGCAGGATATTGGGCAGTCTCTGGACCCTGGAAGGGACACGCCCCTCTCTGTGGACTAATTAGCCTGAGGCACAAGGTCGACCGTGCTTCAGTTgtgcaggggcagagcagagtTTGGAGAGGAGGATCCTAGGCAGCTCTGCATTGTAAAGGGCGGCTGGGTCCCGCAGGGCTGGAAGGCAGCTGCGAAGGGCCTGAAGTCTGAAATACAACGGGAAATCAGTGCGGAACAGATGAGAGAAGGGACATGATCTGGCCTTCTGATCAGACAGTTGCATGCCAGCTCCGGGCTGATTTCACTGCCCAGGAaagcacagcaggaggaaagCAACAAGGCTCTGGGGCCGTGCTCTGCTGTCTTGGTGGATCTTTGCAGCCCCATCGATACCTTGTAGCCAGTGTCTTGCAGAAAAGCCGAAAAAAAGGAGCAAGGAAgtggccaggagctgctgcacgAAAGCAGCCTTTGGGGTTTTGCCGTTGCCTTGGAGAAAGGCCCCAGCTGAAGAGGCCTGGCGCTGGCTGCCAGCCTCTTCCGACGGCCTTGCTTTTGCCCTGCGCTCTGCGGGGCATCTGTGCCAGCCACCCTTCTGACGGGCAATCCTTTCTTGTCCCAGCTCAACACAGGCTCTGCGATTCAACGTGCCGCTGGACCAGCacggcctgcagcagccagctctgcccccgCTGCCGGCACTTCGTGCCGCAGCGCAGCCCAGCAGCCCGAGACGAGAGAGGAGCAGGGCCTGAAGACACTGAGTACGTCTGGTGTATTTCTGGTGGGCCAGAGCAGCGTGTTGTCTGCGTGTCTCGGTGTGGGCTGCGCCAGACGTTCCCCCTGGGTCTCAGAGGCACTTAGGCCGCTCTGCAGAAGCTGTTCTTGCGCTCTGGGGCAGCGCGGGAGCgctcaggctgttcctgctgcctccgAGGGCAGCTGGGCCTGAGGGCttggctctgcctgggctgccttctGTGCCAAAGGCACAAGCAGAGATTGTTTGTGGTTGAGCAGAAGGGCTGGCACCTAGGCAGTGACTAGGCCCCAGGGAGCTCTCCGGCCCCAGCTCTTTCCTGGCTGTcgttcttcctcctcctcctcctcctccggctCAGACACTTTGTGCTCCTAGGTGGCCCTGCCAGGGATGGTGGGTGTGACTGCAGAGGCTGCCAAGGCCTCTAGTTACCTCTCAGGGCCCAGTTCTTAAGGGCTCCTCATTTTGGCTTATCACATGAGATGCTGTGCTTGAAAGCAATCAAGTCCTTCTTGGAAAGGCCTCCGCCTGATGAAAGGTGGAGAAGATGGCCCTCCCACTTGCTGTTCTCAGCAGTTGGAAGCCAAGTGAGCACaaagggcccagagctgccgcCAGTGGGGCTGCATTTGGCGTCGTCTGGGGAGCGGCGTCTCGGTGTGCAAGTGAGCGCCCTGCTCACTGCTTTTGTCTTTCAGGGAGCATCGTGAGTCTGGGCCAGCCAGTGAGCAAATACACGGCATTTGAAGAACTTGGGCGAGGGTAAGTGTGACGCCAGCTCATGTTCCAAAAGCGTGGGCCAGCTCTTTGGCTGGTGCAGTCTCAAGCGTCAAGTCAGGCAAGCTCCAAAGACAGAGGAAAGACTCTGGCTTTAGCTCCTGTCGCCTCCCAGGAGTGCTCAGTCAGAGCAATCCAAAGGCCTCCTCCAAGACAAGTTGATGCTGGCAATGTCCTGCTTGTAGCAATGAGGagcaggaaaaatggaaaatgccctgcccctgcagctttATGGCCAGAGGGAGCGCCTGGCCATCCAAGAAATGTCCGATTCTCCAAGACAGTGTTCTGACTATAAGTTTCCCCCCTtgttttacacacacacacacacacacacacgcatgCATGCACACCCACATAAGGAGAGAGTTCCCCGTTAGGTTGGGAAAAGACCTAAGTGGGTGTGTGCCTTGGTGATTTCCAGCAGCCCTTGCTCTTCACACTGGACCTTAGCGTCCCCTTGGACACCCTGGCCTGCGTGGCAGAAGGCTCTGGGCTGATGTGCTGTTGGCTGAAGGGACGCCGCAGCCAGGCATCCAGGCCGTCTGGAGAGATCTCCTGCCTGGGCTTGCTTTCACTGCCAGGGATAAAGggctttttctgctgctgttttcttcctaGGGGTTTTGGCGCTGTTTATAAGGCCCTTGACACCAGCACAGGACAACAGGTAAAGTGCCAACAGCCCCAGCAGATTTTGCACCTCTGGAGCGCTTTCCTCGCTGctgtgagctctgcctggaggcTTGGGTGCCCGCTCCAtgtctgcagcagaggctgttcCTCTGCAGTACAGTCTTGGCTCAGGGTGGAGAATGCATTTGGGCTGGGCTTTGGTGCTTCTGCTGAGCTCGGCTGTCTAGTAGCAAGGCCGTTTTGGCACAGCTGGCCGCGTCCTTGCACGGGCACTGGCTGCGCGCTCCTTGTGATCGCGCGCCGGGTGCGTCTTCTCAAGTGAATGGTGGGCAATGTCATTTCAGGTGGCCATCAAGATCATGTCACTCCAAGAGGAGATGTCCGAGGAGCTGGCTGTCAATGAAATCCTGGTCCTGAGGGACAACAGGAATCCCAATATTGTCACCTACTTGGACAGGTTGGCCTATGCTCATGTCAGTGTAGCTTGAGATATTGCAAGGCAGAAGAGGCAATGCCCTTTGGTCACTGGAAGAGAATGGAGATCTTTAGGATTTCTCGACTCGTCTCCAGCGCATGGCAGGAGGTTGACCTGCTGTCCAACCATCTCTTCTGGCACATGTAGCTTGGAGAGCAGTTGCCAAAACCTGGGCCAGGCCCTCGGGTGAAGGAGCAGTGCAGCCCATTGCTCTGTCTCCATGCCACgcttttcttcttccagctACCTGGTGGATGCGGAGCTCTGGCTGGCCATGGAGTTCATGGACGGCGGCACGTTGTTTGATGTGCTCAGGGCAGTGTACCTGGAGGAAGGACAGATAGGCGCTGTCTGTCGGGAGGTGAGGGATCCCGCTTGTGCTTCCCCAGGCCTGCCCTGCACGGTGCTTGTCAACTGCAGGGTAAAGGCAGCAGAGATTTCTTGCTCTCGGCTTTCTTTTGGTGCTGCTGTCACGACGCAGAGGAGAAAGAAGGGCGTCTGAGGTGAACTGCCTGCCAGTGTCCCCGCACTCCTTCGGCTCTGTTCTTGCACTCTTCCACACGCTCTGTCCTCTGGCGCTCGTGCTGGCTCCCTGGCTTCGTTTCCCTTGTTTCCTCTTCTCAGCTTTGCCTCTGAAAGTCTGCCTGCAGCCTGTCCGTCTTTCCTACATTCCATGCCACTGTGAGCAAGCATGCAGGTGGCAGAATTTGAAGCTAAGGGCAAAGAGATGTCCTCAGCTTCCAAGGATAGCATTGCAGCCCAGATGGCATTGGATTCTGGAACACATCTCACGTGCTGCTTCCTCCGCTGCTGCCACTAGGCTTCCACAAAAATCTTTGCCATGCCGCCTCCCAGGCCGAGGTGATGCGCTTCGTACCGAAGGCGGGTGGAACTTGTGGAAGGCCAGATGCCTTCGCTTTGAAATGCGGAAAACACTTCTAAGAGCCTTGAAGCATCAAGCTGTTCTTCTCGACAGCACCACGATGCTGCGGCCTCGCTCACAACTCCCTGCGAAAGCTGTCAGTCTCATCGAATCCTTTCCTTTCCAGCGGGCTGGAATCAGAGCCTGGATGTTAAGtttccctctctcctttttctctctcagtgcctgcaaggactgCATTTCCTTCACTGCCGCCAAGTCATCCACAGAGACATCAAGAGCGGCAACGTTCTCCTGGGCATGGACGGAGCTGTCAAATTGGGTGGGTGTTTTGGTTCAGGTGCAGCATTGCCGGCACGCAGCGCATGTGAGGCTGCATTTTGGCGACTGCCACTGGCCCAGAAGCACTGCTTGGCCAGCGTGTGAATGGTGAGGGTGTTTCTTCAAGTGGCCAATGCCTTATTTCCCTGGCTCCAGCCACGTGGAAGGAGAGCTCAGCTGTGTTTTCAGCTGCATTCAGCATGGCCTTGTCAGGCTTGGAGTGGGCAATCCTTTTGCCTGGCTTGCCAGTGGTAGCTGGCCTTGACAGGCCTTGTTTTTGTCCTCAGCTGACTTTGGCCTCTGcgctcagctcagccctgagcGCAGCAAGCGCAGCTCCAGCGTCGGCACTCCCAGCTGGATGGCACCGGAGGTGGTGCGAGGAGAAGCCtacggccccaaagtggacatctgGTCCCTGGGGATCATGGGGCTGGAAATGGTGGAAGGGGAAGCTCCTTACCAGAGGGAAGCCCGTCTCAGGGTAAGGTGCAGCTTAGAAAGGGGAGAGAGAGCTGCTGTGGCGAGGAAAGGAGCAGCTCGAGTGTCCTCTTCCATCCGTGTGCTGTAGGTTTTTGAACTGATAGAAAGGAACGGGCCCCCAAAACTGCAGAACCCCAGGCAGCACTCGGCTCTCCTGCGCGACTTCCTccgctgctgcctgcaggcagaccAGGACAGGCGCTGGAGtgcccaggagctcctgcaggtaagGAAAAGCAAAGGGGCAAAAAGCCCTGTCAGCTGAGGACACCTGCAGGAAGGGATGCAGAGGAGCGTGGGCCACGGCGGCGAGACAGGTTACAGGACAGGAAGGCGCAGGGGGACCTGCTGCCCTCGGTCCTCTTGGTGTGTCTTTCTGGTagcccaggaatgctgctggagcccGTCAGGGTCTTGGAAAGTAAGGgttcctttctttcttgtttcTCCTCTGGGCAGCACCCGTTTGTGACCTCAGGCGAGCCTgcctccagcctggctgctctgatCACCTCAGCCAAGCAAGCGCAGGATTGACTGGAGAGGAGACGCCCGCGCCTGAGGAGACCCTTGTGCCCCGCCAGCtcagaggggggaaaaggggatgtATCGCGTTTAGGCAGAGATTCCGCCATCCCCTGAGTCTTAAGAGGAGCTCTGCTGTAGATAGGAAATTTAGTGGTTGTGTAATTTTGTCAGTTTAGGTCTGTTCAATTTAAATctcttttggttttattttcattttctccaaaGATTAAATTCTAGAAATGTAGGCAGCGTAGGGGGTGACTTTTAAGGATCATAGAACCTAGATAGCTTAGATAATAGAGGATTGTTTAGCTTAGAAGAGAGGATTGTTAATTTAAGGAAGCTCTGGGGTATCTTTGAAGTAGAAATGAATGAACTgtgataaaaataataatagtaataatagtaataataataataataataataataataataataataataataataataatagtagtagtagtagtagttaAGCTGTGAGAGGAAAAGCTGTGATGCTGGAGAAGTGCAACCTGCAGGTGCTAGGAGCTTTTGGCCTGAACAGGCCACCTGCAGGACAGGATGATGAAGAGGTAGAAGTAGTGAGGGAATACTTTATTTCAGCTGGAGTGACAATAAAACTCTAAACTATCCAGAGTGTTGTGAGACTCCTTTCCTTGCCATGCTGTAGCTAAGCTGGACAGTCCCTTTCAGAGGCCCAAAGAACATGTGGAGCTGAGCAGCTTTGCTGGCCTTAACTGGGCAAAGCAAGCGCAGGAGGACTGCAGAGGAGACGCCTGCGCCTGAGGAGGCCCTTGTGTCCCGCCAgctcagaggaaggaaaagggaatgtATTGGGTTTAGGCAGAGATTCAGCCACGCCCTGAGTTTTATGAGGAGCTGTGCCATAGATAGGAAATTGAATGCTTGCAGGTTTTCTTGGCTAAGCTGTATTTAGTCAGGCCTATAGAGCACAGAAAGCTTCATTCACGAAGCATTTCTTCGACAAGCGTCGAGTATTGTTGATGTAGGCAAGCTCAGAATTCTCCTTTAAGGAGAAATGAATGAATGGTCCTAAGAAGAATTAAGCTACCAGAGAAGGAGCTGGGATTCAGCAGATCTGGCCCAGGCACGTGCTATGAGCTATCAGAACTGAAGGACACCTGGAGGACAGAATGACGCCAATGAAGATGCTGAAGTAACCAGAAGACGCTCTGTTCCAGCCCTCGGTTTCAGCAGGACTGGCACTACAGCCCCTAAACCCTCCAGAGCCCTGCAATGTTGCCTTCCGTGTCAGGCTGCGCCTAAGCTGCTCAGTGCCTTGGAAGCTCCTGTGCGCTCCGGACGGGCTGTCCCGTCCAGGGCTTTGCGCTGCTTCCGAGCGGCCCAAGGCTCTCCCCCTTCACAGAGGGGCCCTGCCCCGCCCCACGCACCTCCTGACAGCCGCCCCACAAGGAGGGCTGAACGGGCACGTCCTCCTAACACCGCCCTCTCTTAAACCTTTGGGGCACCAAAGCGCTCTGCTCAAGGGCCTCTCAGGGCCTACACTCGGCTTTCCATGCTAAGGTGTCGCGCTTCCTTCTCTAAGCCCTACAATCGCCTGGTTGATGCCAGCTGActtggaaatggggaaaatgggatgcTTTCAAATTGAGGCGACTCTTCTGGGTAACAACTGCAGTGTTTCAGCAACAGAATTTCAAGGTAATGCTGAGTCTTTCTGCAGTTGCCTTGAGTTTCAAATGCCACCCTCAGCATCTCAAGTGTGACGAGCCTCAAGTGTGgtgtggttttggattttttaactGTTTGAACTCTAATATGTTAGATTTTCCTATGTTATGAAAGGGTTTTTTCCACACCCCCCTGTTCCGTTTCAAAAATAGTTCTTCCCAGAGTTGCTGACCCCATATTTTCCCGCCCTTCCTTATGTCAATCCTCATGCCAATTCCCTTTGCCCCGCCCATACTTGTCAATCCTTCCTTGTCAATCCTCTAAAGCCGTTCCCTGCAGCTTGTCAATTAGGGTCTTGCTGTACCCCTTTGCCCAGAAAGTTCTGTGTCACTTATGCTGTTTCCTCTCCTCCCATTTGTGCATGATGTATtcacccctccctccttctgcCTCATCAGTGTTATGTCAATGTAAGCCCACCCGATGCTCCTCCTTGCTAATCTCTAATTAGTTGTAGGCAGTCTCCTCCCGGGAGACTGCCCCCCTTTATAGACTGTTGTCGCCCCCTTCTCTAGGCTCTCTGCTGCGTGTGCTCCCTCCGAGATTGTTTCCTTGTATCATGCTGCCACTTCTCCCTTGGGAGAAGAATAAAGGTCTGGGAACTTTGCCACCAGAGGGTCCCTCTCTCCCTTTGTGTCACTCAGCGTCGAGGAGGAACCTCTCCGGGTGCCCACCTTCGGCCAGGCCAGGTGGAAGGGGAGGTTCCAGCCGAAAGGCCGAACCGCTACCCTGGGCCCCGGCTAAAGGAGCTGGAGGCGGGGAGCGGCCACTCGGTGGCGCCGCTCGGAGGAAAAGGGCTGGGCAGCTCGCCGCTTACGAGGCGCGCCCTCTCTGCCGGGATCCAGGCCGCGGCGACACGAGCCCCTTGTAAAGCACCATGTGTTCATGGTGCTGTCCACCAGCGGAGGACGTGTCTGTGCCGGGTCACCAGGAAAGCAAGCCAAGCCGGGGATCATTATTCCACGGGTGGACGGGGCTGATTTCCAGAGGAGTTGCGTGcacctttttccccctcccaccGAGAACTTTTATTCCGCTTTCAAGACGCCCCCTGGGTCTACCTCAAGACTTTGACAGAGGAGGGAATGACTGCATCTCATTTTTACTGGGCTGTGGCTATCCAAGTTTCTGCAAGGCAGCATGGAGCCTGGGCAAACATCTGTCAGACTGCAGCTCGGCACTGTTCCAAAGGGGCCTCCTTTGGGCTGGGCATCTGCCGGCCATTGCAGAGCAGCgggctgcaggctgctgccagaTCTCCAAAGCAAGACAAGTGTGGCAGCCCAGCAATCACTGCGCGGCTCTTGTGGATGCTCTGAGCCTTTCCGTTGCCAGAGAAACAGCAAGCAGGACCAGAGGAGCTTTGCGTCAAGAGCTAAGCCGGCGTCTCCCTGCCACAAAGGGAGGTCAGGCTCCGAACCCAGTCAGAGCAAAGGTCAGCGTGCACCTACGTGctcaagaaggagctgcacACTGCGATACTCCTGGAAATGtatttcctttgcttcttttGCACCCTGAAGGCCATTGAAGAAGTTAGGCTTTTCAGAAGCAGCTAAGGTGCCAGCCAGAAGAAGCAGACTTGCTTTTAGTGGGAGCCTTTGGGAGCACAAGTCACGTTTGCTTGGATTTTGTGGATGCCGCTTGGGCTGGCACATTTTCGCCGTTGCCCTGGGATGCCTTGAGCACTGGCCTATGGTCTGTaaggctttttttctgctgctttatgACTGAGGAGAACTTCCCAGGCTTTGCTTTTGCCTCAGCTGTACTGAAGGCTGGGTTGCTGGGCAcaagcagcccagagcagctgctattGTGAGGTCAAGGGAGCGGTGCCACGTCACAGTGCTGTCAGCGCAGCCTTGTCCCGGTGCGCGCAAGGCCTGgctgtccagagcagctcttgCGCTCGCTCCCTGCAGGAGGATCCTTGTGATCAAGGAGTTCTCAGCAGACGGCCTGCACCCCGAGAGGAGTCTTGGTTTTTCCCTTGGGTGGCATTCAGTGTGCAAACCCGCACGGCGCTGCTAAGATGATCCAGCAAGTCTGTGCCGCGGTTTGCACCGTCTTTTCTCTTGCTTATTCTGGCTACTACCTGACCCAGCTGACTCGTAAGTAAAGGTTTATTATCCTGGGGCTGGCATCACCTGCCTTTTGCTTCGCTCTGCTCTTTATGCCGCAGCAGCCACCGAGTTTATTTGGGAAGAAACTTGCCCCTAAGATGCCACCACTTTGGTAAATCTCCTGCCGGCAGCATCAGCTAGAAAGGGGGCATGTGTACTGGCGGGCGGGTGCAGAGTATTTGCAGTGTCACCCGCAGTGGCTGCGTGCCCTCCCCGGGAGAGTGCGTGGCAGTGGAGTCAGCCATTTCCTCAGCTTGCTGCTTCAGGCAAGACAACCTGCAAATTGCAGACTCTAAGGAGAGATCCTCAGAAGTACTTCTACAAACTCGGTGGTTCTCTCCAGGAGTGAAGGAAAGCAGCTCTTGCCCAAAATTCTGCCCTGagaggccttggctctgtgacTTGACCCTTTCATG
Encoded here:
- the LOC135291248 gene encoding serine/threonine-protein kinase PAK 3-like; translation: MALPLAVLSSWKPSEHKGPRAAASGAAFGVVWGAASRCASERPAHCFCLSGSIVSLGQPVSKYTAFEELGRGGFGAVYKALDTSTGQQVAIKIMSLQEEMSEELAVNEILVLRDNRNPNIVTYLDSYLVDAELWLAMEFMDGGTLFDVLRAVYLEEGQIGAVCRECLQGLHFLHCRQVIHRDIKSGNVLLGMDGAVKLADFGLCAQLSPERSKRSSSVGTPSWMAPEVVRGEAYGPKVDIWSLGIMGLEMVEGEAPYQREARLRVFELIERNGPPKLQNPRQHSALLRDFLRCCLQADQDRRWSAQELLQHPFVTSGEPASSLAALITSAKQAQD